The proteins below are encoded in one region of Juglans microcarpa x Juglans regia isolate MS1-56 chromosome 4D, Jm3101_v1.0, whole genome shotgun sequence:
- the LOC121260075 gene encoding probable rhamnogalacturonate lyase B, whose translation MEVKLDPSVVESSWVMVLHFKVNMKNANWNRQLSWVSLVAVCIGVLSLVFLLADRSVKTGEIRRVLLNSGPKSYDVKLYTDDPRQVVVDNGIVGVSFSRPDGHVLGINYNNGLDNLLEEHNGRADRGYWDVVWNDQQGDRGSTGIFERVAGTNFTVITQNAEQVELSFSRTWDVSKLGESVPLNIDKRYILRGGNSGFYSYAIFERVKGWPEVEITQIRIVYKLQEEIFHYMAVSDDMQRCMPTYQDRENGQVLAYPEAVQLTNPVEPKFRGQVDDKYQYSVENKDNKVHGWISSSPSVGLWVITPSNEFRTAGPMKQDLTSHVGPFALSMFVSTHYAGKDVGMKFEEGEPWKKVFGPIFVYVNSLSNEENAAKLWKNAKEQMSIEEESWPYNFTKTEDFPFADQRGTVTGQLMVHDPYMNEKLMGGQSAYVGLAAPGEVGSWQRESKGYQFWTKADEQGRFVIKNVRPGDYNLYAWVPGFVGDYKSNSTISIKPGSEINLNVLVYEPPRKGPTLWEIGIPDRTAGEFYIPDPNPALMDPLYNINSNTEKYRQYGLWDRYTDLYPDQDLIYNINTSNYCTDWFFAHVTRRVNGWTYEGTIWQIVFELRTVKDNSNYTLQMALASAEAATLQVRFNNPMARFAHFSTGFIGGDNAIARHGVHGLYWLYTIDVPSDLLKVGENTIYLRQAKSGSPFQGLMYDYLRLEGPPQG comes from the exons GTCAACATGAAGAATGCAAACTGGAATAGGCAATTATCATGGGTTTCGCTAGTTGCAGTATGCATAGGAGTGCTTTCCCTGGTGTTCTTGCTTGCCGATCGTTCTGTGAAGACTGGAGAGATTAG GAGAGTTTTATTGAACAGCGGTCCAAAATCTTATGACGTGAAGCTCTATACCGACGATCCTCGTCAG GTGGTGGTGGATAATGGCATCGTGGGAGTGAGTTTCTCGAGACCAGATGGTCATGTCTTGGGAATAAACTATAACAATGGTCTTGATAATTTGCTTGAAGAACATAATGGCAGAGCTGATAGAGG GTATTGGGATGTAGTTTGGAATGATCAGCAAGGTGATCGTGGTAGTACTGGAATCTTTGAGAG AGTGGCAGGAACAAACTTTACAGTAATAACTCAGAACGCAGAACAAGTAGAGCTTTCATTTAGCAGGACATGGGATGTTTCCAAACTTGGAGAGAGTGTTCCTCTAAATATAGACAAGAG ATACATATTGCGAGGTGGAAACTCGGGATTTTATTCATACGCAATATTTGAGCGTGTTAAGGGATGGCCGGAGGTGGAGATTACACAGATTAGGATTGTTTACAAGCTCCAAGAGGAAAT ATTTCATTACATGGCGGTATCTGACGACATGCAGAGGTGTATGCCGACGTATCAAGATCGAGAAAACGGTCAGGTCCTAGCTTACCCGGAGGCTGTTCAGTTGACCAACCCAGTTGAACCTAAATTTCGAGGACAG GTAGATGACAAGTACCAATACTCGGTGGAAAACAAAGACAATAAGGTTCATGGATGGATATCTTCAAGCCCGTCTGTTGGATTATGGGTCATAACACCGAGTAATGAGTTCCGGACAGCAGGGCCCATGAAGCAGGACCTCACCTCCCATGTGGGCCCCTTTGCCCTCTCT ATGTTTGTGAGTACACACTACGCTGGGAAGGATGTAGGAATGAAGTTTGAAGAAGGAGAGCCATGGAAGAAAGTTTTTGGTCCCATATTTGTTTATGTCAATTCGCTCTCTAACGAGGAAAATGCCGCAAAACTATGGAAAAACGCCAAAGAGcag ATGTCgattgaagaagaaagttgGCCATACAATTTCACAAAGACAGAAGACTTTCCTTTTGCTGACCAACGTGGAACCGTTACGGGTCAATTGATGGTCCATGACCC GTATATGAATGAGAAATTAATGGGTGGGCAATCTGCTTACGTCGGATTGGCGGCTCCGGGAGAGGTGGGATCGTGGCAAAGGGAAAGCAAG GGCTATCAATTCTGGACCAAAGCAGACGAGCAAGGACGTTTCGTCATTAAAAATGTCCGACCTGGAGACTATAATTTGTATGCGTGGGTCCCTGGTTTTGTTGGGGATTACAAAAGTAACTCCACAATTTCTATTAAACCag GTTCTGAAATAAATTTGAATGTTCTTGTGTATGAGCCTCCAAGAAAGGGTCCGACCCTGTGGGAAATTGGCATCCCTGACCGCACGGCCGGAGAGTTCTATATACCTGATCCAAACCCAGCACTCATGGACCCATTGTATAACATTAATTCTAACACAGAAAA GTACCGACAATATGGCTTATGGGATCGGTACACTGATTTATATCCTGATCAGGATCTCATCTACAACATCAATACCAGCAACTATTGTACTGATTGGTTCTTCGCCCACGTTACGag GCGTGTAAATGGTTGGACATATGAAGGTACAATATGGCAGATTGTATTTGAGTTGCGAACAGTGAAAGACAACAGCAACTACACCCTCCAGATGGCCTTGGCGTCAGCTGAAGCAGCTACCTTGCAG GTTCGGTTCAACAATCCGATGGCCAGATTTGCTCACTTCAGCACAGGATTTATAGGAGGGGACAATGCCATCGCGAGGCATGGAGTTCATGGGTTATATTGGTTGTACACCATTGATGTACCAAGCGATCTACTCAAAGTAGGAGAAAACACAATCTATCTCAGACAGGCAAAGAGCGGAAGTCCTTTTCAAGGATTAATGTATGATTACCTTCGACTCGAAGGGCCTCCTCAAGgctga